A single region of the Procambarus clarkii isolate CNS0578487 chromosome 94, FALCON_Pclarkii_2.0, whole genome shotgun sequence genome encodes:
- the LOC138359976 gene encoding uncharacterized protein yields the protein MLMPVQAVDARGSGVLEAAGNTSLSWQHVSQLATRLSAGNTSPSWQHVSQLATRLPAGNTSPSWQHVSQLATRLSAGNTSPSWQHVSQLATRLPAGNTSPSWQHVSQLATRLPAGNTSPSWQHVSQLATRLPAGNTSLSWQHVSQLATRLPAGNTSPSKQHVSEQATRLHASNTSPSKQHVSKQAARLQASSTSPSKQHDSKQATRLQASNTSPSKQHVSKQATRLQASNTTPSKQHVSEQAARLQASNTTPSKQHVSKQATRLQASNTSPSKQHVSKQATRLQASNTTPSKQHDSKQATRLQASNTSPSLLTTLASALLLGQIP from the coding sequence ATGTTGATGCCAGTACAGGCTGTGGATGCTCGTGGCTCGGGCGTCCTTGAGGCTGCAGGCAACACGTCTCTCAGCTGGCAACACGTCTCCCAGCTGGCAACACGTCTCTCAGCTGGCAACACGTCTCCCAGCTGGCAACACGTCTCTCAGCTGGCAACACGTCTCCCAGCTGGCAACACGTCTCCCAGCTGGCAACACGTCTCCCAGCTGGCAACACGTCTCTCAGCTGGCAACACGTCTCCCAGCTGGCAACACGTCTCCCAGCTGGCAACACGTCTCCCAGCTGGCAACACGTCTCCCAGCTGGCAACACGTCTCTCAGCTGGCAACACGTCTCCCAGCTGGCAACACGTCTCCCAGCTGGCAACACGTCTCCCAGCTGGCAACACGTCTCCCAGCTGGCAACACGTCTCTCAGCTGGCAACACGTCTCCCAGCTGGCAACACGTCTCCCAGCTGGCAACACGTCTCCGAGCAAGCAACACGTCTCCGAGCAAGCAACACGACTCCATGCAAGCAACACGTCTCCAAGCAAGCAGCACGTCTCCAAGCAAGCAGCACGTCTCCAAGCAAGCAGCACGTCTCCAAGCAAGCAACACGACTCCAAGCAAGCAACACGTCTCCAAGCAAGCAACACGTCTCCAAGCAAGCAGCACGTCTCCAAGCAAGCAACACGACTCCAAGCAAGCAACACGACTCCAAGCAAGCAACACGTCTCCGAGCAAGCAGCACGTCTCCAAGCAAGCAACACGACTCCAAGCAAGCAACACGTCTCCAAGCAAGCAACACGACTCCAAGCAAGCAACACGTCTCCAAGCAAGCAACACGTCTCCAAGCAAGCAACACGTCTCCAAGCAAGCAACACGACTCCAAGCAAGCAACACGACTCCAAGCAAGCAACACGACTCCAAGCAAGCAACACGTCTCCAAGCCTCTTGACTACACTGGCCAGTGCCCTTCTACTAGGACAAATACCATGA